ACAGGGAGATGGTATTTGAGGCCAGGACCTACTCTCCTGAATTCACGGGTTCAGAGGATGAGCTCAGGGAGATCAGAATCCAGAAGTTACACCAGCTGCTCCATGATTCCGGCCTGGCTGGCCCTGATGGTGGACTGATCCCCTCACTGGAGAGGGACCTTAAAGCCATGGACCGGATAAAGAGGGAGCTCTTCAGGGATGTGCCAGTGAACCTTGTGCTCTGGGATGTTGCCCGATACTACCTTGGAACATCCTATGACCGGAGATCAAAGTACTCGGGTCCCTTCCCCAACCTCAGACCGGTCCTTGACAGGAACCAGGCCAGGACCTTCAATGAGTTCAGTGAGGGTGCCGTGGAGCTCCTCAACAGGTACTGGATGGATGGGATGGTCTACATTGAAAACCTTGGCGATGTGCTCCTCAAGAAATTTGAGATTGAGGAGAAGATGAAGGGGCTTCACATGAAACCCAACCCTGCTGCCTTCGGCGCGGCCGTACTCCACATGGAAGCCGGACTCGACATGGACCTCTGCGCGGGTCTTTTCAATGTCACGGTGGATGAACTTCTTCATGAAAAGGCCAGCATTGAGAACCTGGGTAAACCATCAACGGACAAGGCTAGAATGTTTCTTGATATTATTAAAGGTGACTGAGTGGTTTTATGGCGGAGACTATCCATGTGAACCAGCCACTGACTTCAAGAAGGATAATTGAGATTCTTGAGAAGAACCCTGATCTTAAGAAGATCACATGTCCGGTAAGCCTCTACCACAGGACCTCCAGGAAGTACCTGGATGCCCTTGAAAAACTTGGAGTGGAGGTTGAACCCGTAAAGAGGATGGGGAGGCCGAGGAAGTATGCCGAGAAGGATGTTAAACTTGTTCAGAGCCTCCTGAAGGAGGGTAAAACACCAAAACAGGTTTCGGGGATCACCAACCTTCCCCTTAAAACTGTCTACTATCTCAAGGGGGATATGAAGCTTAAAAGGGGTAAGAAGAGAAAGTATGATAAAAACACACGGCTAAGAGTCCGTGAAATGGCTGACAGGGGTGTTCCTGCAAGGATGATATCACAGAAACTAGGGATACCCCTGAGGACAGTATACTATATACTTAAGAAGGGCTGAAGATTAGATTAAAGGGTCAGAGTTTAAAGGATAGGGATAATGGTGGTTTAATTGTTAACCAGTCTTTCACCGGAATATTCATCGGTAATAGTTGTTTCAATCATATGCTGTCTCATGGCATTCCTCTCAACCT
The sequence above is drawn from the Methanothermobacter wolfeii genome and encodes:
- a CDS encoding DUF1699 family protein; translated protein: MAETIHVNQPLTSRRIIEILEKNPDLKKITCPVSLYHRTSRKYLDALEKLGVEVEPVKRMGRPRKYAEKDVKLVQSLLKEGKTPKQVSGITNLPLKTVYYLKGDMKLKRGKKRKYDKNTRLRVREMADRGVPARMISQKLGIPLRTVYYILKKG